A genomic window from Pirellulales bacterium includes:
- a CDS encoding RNA-binding protein: MSKNLYVGNLSFEITSDELRDVFAEFGNVTSATVVMDRETGRSRGFGFVEMADGGEQAIEKLNGTDLKGRNITVNEARPREERGGGGGGGRGRGGYGGGGGGRRR, translated from the coding sequence ATGAGCAAGAACCTGTACGTGGGCAACCTTTCGTTCGAAATCACTTCCGACGAGCTTCGCGACGTGTTTGCCGAGTTCGGCAATGTCACCTCCGCCACCGTTGTGATGGATCGCGAAACAGGCCGCTCGCGCGGTTTCGGATTCGTCGAAATGGCCGACGGTGGCGAACAAGCCATTGAAAAATTGAACGGGACCGATTTGAAGGGTCGTAATATCACGGTGAATGAAGCCCGGCCCCGTGAGGAACGTGGCGGCGGAGGCGGCGGCGGACGTGGGCGCGGCGGATACGGCGGCGGGGGCGGCGGGCGACGTCGCTAA